One segment of Panthera leo isolate Ple1 chromosome A3, P.leo_Ple1_pat1.1, whole genome shotgun sequence DNA contains the following:
- the BFSP1 gene encoding filensin isoform X2, producing MLERLNKEADEALLHNLRLQIEAQFLQDDISAAKDRYKKNLLEIQTYVTILQQIVQTTPQASAITSGMREEKLLTEREAAVLQSQLEEGREVVSLLQAQRAELQAQTAALEQAIKDAHECYDDEIQLYNEQIESLRKEIEETERSLERSSYDCRQLVVAQQTLKNELERYHRIIENEGNRLSSAFIETPVTLFTPSHGTFLSSRLGGKDLTRAVQDITTAKPRQKGLPKNIPRKKEIIAKDKADESLEDIPLKGPEDTKLVQVVPKEEGESKLESGAEEASLPTPEGAPEDVPDGGQISKAFGKLFKKVKDKVKSPKEPEPPADLYTKGRYVLVSGDASYVDPGFCSFSIPAKGGVVISIEDDSVHRDSAVEPSPEPPGPPVENGQGDLQEKEGGKAPNQHTADKENEISAEEPKGPGEKHDDQKEEKEEKEEEEEEEEEEEESKGPCPVITPGPEGPSTPQSQRPGVGQGGSGGHTARSSDAQERSPPRTLAYEKVEVMESIEKFSTESIQTYEETAVIVETMIGKTKANKKKSGEKSC from the exons AATCTTCTGGAAATTCAGACCTATGTCACCATCCTGCAGCAGATTGTCCAGACCACCCCTCAAGCATCTGCCATTACAAGTGGGATGAGGGAG GAGAAGCTCCTGACGGAACGAGAAGCCGCTGTCCTACAGAGCCAGCTGGAGGAGGGCCGGGAGGTAGTGTCCCTTCTGCAGGCACAGAGAGCCGAGCTGCAGGCCCAG ACGGCGGCCCTGGAACAGGCTATTAAAGATGCCCACGAGTGTTACGATGACGAGATTCAGCTCTATAACGAGCAGATCGAAAGCCTGCGGAAGGAGATTGAGGAGACTGAGAGGAGCCTGGAGAGGTCTTCCTATGACTGCCGGCAGCTGGTGGTCGCCCAGCAGACCCTGAAGAACGAGCTGGAGCGGTACCACCGGATCATTGAGAACGAAGGCAACAG GCTGAGCTCTGCCTTCATTGAAACTCCTGTCACCCTGTTCACCCCAAGCCATGGAACCTTTCTCAGCTCTCGGCTTGGTGGGAAAG atCTCACTAGGGCTGTGCAGGATATAACAACAGCAAAACCAAGACAGAAAGGTCTCCCCAAGAACATTCCAAGGAAAAAGGAGATTATAGCTAAAGACAAAGCTGATGAGAGTCTGGAAGACATACCACTGAAAGGTCCAGAAGACACAAAGCTGGTGCAGGTGGTACCCAAAGAAGAAGGTGAGTCTAAGCTTGAATCAGGAGCCGAAGAAGCCAGTCTCCCAACCCCAGAAGGGGCTCCAGAAGACGTGCCAGATGGAGGGCAGATAAGCAAAGCCTTTGGGAAACTGTTCAAGAAGGTCAAAGACAAAGTGAAAAGCCCCAAAGAACCCGAGCCTCCGGCTGACCTCTACACCAAAGGGCGGTACGTGCTGGTTTCTGGGGATGCCAGTTATGTGGACCCTGGGTTCTGTTCCTTCTCCATCCCAGCCAAAGGCGGAGTGGTTATTTCCATTGAGGATGACTCTGTACATCGCGACAGCGCTGTGGAGCCTTCTCCTGAGCCGCCCGGGCCCCCTGTGGAGAATGGACAGGGGGACCTTCAGGAGAAGGAAGGCGGAAAGGCACCTAACCAGCATACTGCCGACAAGGAGAATGAGATTAGTGCCGAAGAACCGAAAGGGCCTGGGGAGAAACATGATgaccagaaggaagagaaggaagagaaggaagaggaggaggaggaggaggaggaggaggaggagtccaAGGGGCCCTGTCCCGTGATCACACCTGGTCCAGAGGGACCATCTACACCCCAGTCGCAAAGGCCTGGGGTCGGTCAGGGTGGATCTGGGGGGCACACGGCTAGGAGCAGTGATGCACAGGAGAGAAGTCCGCCCAGGACTTTGGCATATGAGAAGGTGGAAGTGATGGAATCCATTGAGAAGTTTTCCACGGAGAGCATCCAGACGTATGAAGAAACGGCTGTCATCGTGGAGACCATGATTGGGAAGACGAAGGCAAACAAGAAGAAATCGGGAGAGAAGAGCTGTTAA